The following are from one region of the Hydrogenophaga sp. BPS33 genome:
- a CDS encoding ShlB/FhaC/HecB family hemolysin secretion/activation protein — protein MHIDKNREFIQGPIAAWAIGFAALVSLGAVQAQPAGPTPQQIDQIRQQQEQLQREEQQRREALLREQDAARRLPGTVDVPAPAAPPEPADDGQCFNVERIELDGALHLSAAEQASLTASFIGRCVGLKGIRELMRAITNHYVDIGLVTTRVYIPQQDMGQGLLKLLVLEGKVGSVRLSDEQAGVDLASAFPGLQGRVLNIRDIEQGLDQINRLGSNNATMSLEPSNEPGLTNVLIQNRPRERVNAGLTVDNYGSPSTGDLRGTVNLSVDNLYGVNDAWFASFSRNLDAHPRTRLSESFMIGANYPYGYWNFSANISKSAYASTVRSFTQQFRSSGNTETFSIGAQRVLLRGQTSKLTLNTGLAHKDSRNYIEGSLLTASSPKLTDFSLGLTSVFAVGAGTFTVDTSLNKGLKAFGVQALPGAGMNNVPTPTGVRYNAGISYFRPLRLGSLDATWSSSLQMQTSPHVLYGSEQMSVGGMHTVRGFDGTSASGERGAYWRNDLAVTFAPAADPVTAKWFGRLQTYVAIDTGRIYGREGQFTGSLAGMVVGMRTVGGKIGLDIGYGEPLRASTSIQARGEIEGYALYARASIAF, from the coding sequence GTGCACATCGACAAGAACAGGGAATTCATCCAAGGGCCGATCGCGGCGTGGGCCATTGGGTTTGCGGCGCTTGTGAGCCTCGGTGCCGTTCAGGCCCAGCCTGCGGGTCCCACGCCGCAACAGATCGACCAGATCCGCCAGCAGCAGGAGCAACTGCAACGCGAGGAGCAGCAAAGGCGCGAAGCCTTGCTGCGCGAGCAGGATGCCGCGCGCCGCCTGCCGGGCACGGTCGACGTCCCGGCGCCCGCCGCCCCACCCGAGCCGGCCGATGACGGCCAGTGCTTCAACGTGGAGCGCATCGAGCTCGATGGCGCTCTGCACCTGAGCGCGGCCGAGCAGGCCAGTCTTACCGCGTCCTTCATCGGTCGATGCGTGGGCCTCAAGGGCATCCGCGAGTTGATGCGCGCCATCACCAACCACTACGTCGACATCGGGCTGGTGACCACGCGCGTCTACATCCCGCAGCAGGACATGGGGCAGGGGCTGCTCAAGCTGCTGGTGCTCGAAGGCAAGGTCGGCTCGGTGCGCCTGAGCGACGAACAGGCCGGCGTGGACCTGGCCTCGGCGTTCCCCGGCCTGCAGGGGCGCGTGCTCAACATCCGCGACATCGAACAGGGACTGGACCAGATCAACCGCCTGGGCTCCAACAACGCCACCATGTCGCTGGAGCCCAGCAACGAGCCGGGCCTGACCAATGTGCTGATCCAGAACCGGCCGCGCGAGCGCGTCAACGCCGGCCTCACGGTCGACAACTACGGCAGCCCATCCACCGGCGATCTGCGCGGCACGGTGAACCTCTCGGTGGACAACCTCTATGGCGTGAACGACGCGTGGTTCGCCAGCTTCTCGCGCAACCTCGACGCGCACCCGCGCACGCGCCTGTCCGAGAGCTTCATGATCGGGGCCAACTACCCCTACGGCTACTGGAACTTCAGTGCCAACATCAGCAAGAGCGCCTACGCCAGCACGGTGCGCAGCTTCACGCAGCAGTTCCGCAGCTCGGGCAACACCGAAACTTTTTCCATCGGCGCGCAACGCGTGCTGCTGCGTGGGCAGACCAGCAAGCTCACCCTCAACACGGGCCTGGCGCACAAGGACTCGCGCAACTACATCGAAGGCAGCCTGCTCACGGCCAGCAGCCCCAAGCTGACCGATTTCAGCCTCGGGCTGACCTCGGTTTTCGCAGTGGGCGCGGGCACCTTCACCGTCGACACCTCGCTCAACAAGGGCCTCAAGGCGTTCGGCGTACAGGCCTTGCCGGGCGCGGGCATGAACAACGTGCCCACGCCCACGGGCGTGCGCTACAACGCCGGCATTTCCTACTTCCGTCCGCTGCGCCTGGGCTCGCTGGACGCCACCTGGTCGAGCAGCCTGCAGATGCAGACCAGTCCGCACGTGCTTTACGGATCGGAGCAGATGTCGGTGGGCGGCATGCACACCGTGCGCGGCTTTGACGGCACCTCGGCGTCGGGCGAGCGCGGCGCCTACTGGCGCAACGACCTGGCCGTCACCTTTGCGCCAGCGGCCGACCCCGTGACCGCCAAGTGGTTTGGCCGGCTGCAGACCTATGTGGCCATCGACACCGGCCGCATCTACGGCCGCGAAGGCCAGTTCACCGGCAGCCTGGCGGGCATGGTGGTGGGCATGCGCACCGTGGGCGGAAAGATCGGTCTGGACATCGGCTACGGCGAACCCTTGCGTGCCTCCACCTCCATCCAGGCGCGCGGTGAGATCGAAGGCTATGCGCTGTACGCGCGCGCTTCCATCGCTTTTTGA
- a CDS encoding response regulator transcription factor, with amino-acid sequence MKLLVIDDHPVMLEGLASLAAQALPQHTVLKASSFAEGHRIAQAECPPSLVLLDPVLPDVPRALAIRSIVNAAPGASVMVISDSDQSHDQEEAWAAGAHAFASKSARPEALIAGLHAVANGQRVLVTATEQRKAPLAEKRHRGELSARQFEVLTALCEGLTNKWIAQRLQITEKTVKSHVTAIFEKLGVANRTQASLAARRLGLITETLPPPP; translated from the coding sequence ATGAAACTTCTTGTGATCGATGACCACCCTGTGATGCTCGAAGGCCTGGCCTCGCTGGCCGCGCAGGCCTTGCCGCAACACACCGTGCTCAAGGCGAGCAGCTTTGCCGAAGGCCATCGCATCGCGCAGGCCGAATGCCCCCCCAGCCTGGTGCTGCTCGACCCGGTTCTGCCCGATGTGCCCCGTGCCCTGGCGATCCGCAGCATCGTCAACGCAGCGCCGGGTGCCAGCGTGATGGTGATCTCGGACAGCGACCAGTCGCACGACCAGGAAGAGGCCTGGGCGGCCGGTGCGCATGCGTTTGCCTCGAAGTCCGCGCGACCCGAGGCGCTCATTGCCGGCCTGCATGCGGTGGCCAATGGCCAGCGGGTGCTGGTCACCGCCACGGAGCAGCGCAAAGCCCCGCTGGCCGAAAAAAGACACCGGGGCGAACTCAGCGCGCGTCAGTTCGAGGTGCTCACCGCGCTGTGCGAGGGCCTGACCAACAAATGGATCGCCCAGCGTCTGCAGATCACCGAGAAGACGGTGAAGTCGCACGTCACCGCCATCTTCGAAAAACTCGGCGTGGCCAACCGCACGCAGGCCAGCCTGGCCGCGCGGCGCCTGGGCCTGATCACCGAGACCTTGCCGCCGCCGCCGTAA
- a CDS encoding Bug family tripartite tricarboxylate transporter substrate binding protein, giving the protein MTASRLSLVRRALLAAGLVGTLGLAQAQSTTRVLVGFPPGGGTDAIARILGERLQQDLGSPVVVENKPGAGGQLAAQALKASAADGHTLFLSHDHSITILPMVTKNPGYDSAKDFVPVAGFATFVNAFAVSNGTPAQSFKAYIDGVKAAGGKSTVGIPAPASVPQFLVDVIAKQNKLDLVAAPYKGSAPMMGDMIGNQIPAGVASIPDFIENHKAGKLRVVAVMGSQRQAAMPEVPTFAELGLKGFEDVPYYGLFAPAGTPKAAIDRIAQAVQKAIAQPDVRDKLTAMGLTVGFMSGAQLGAREQAYGKVWAKIIKDSGFQPQ; this is encoded by the coding sequence ATGACCGCTTCCCGTCTTTCGCTGGTCCGCCGCGCCTTGTTGGCGGCCGGCCTGGTTGGCACCCTGGGACTGGCCCAGGCACAGTCCACCACCCGCGTCCTGGTGGGCTTCCCGCCCGGTGGCGGCACCGACGCGATCGCCCGCATTCTCGGCGAGCGGCTGCAGCAGGACCTGGGCAGCCCGGTGGTGGTGGAGAACAAGCCCGGCGCGGGCGGCCAGCTCGCCGCGCAGGCCCTCAAGGCTTCGGCCGCCGATGGCCACACGCTGTTCCTCAGCCACGACCACAGCATCACCATCCTGCCCATGGTGACGAAGAACCCGGGCTACGACTCGGCGAAGGACTTCGTGCCGGTGGCCGGCTTCGCCACCTTCGTCAACGCCTTCGCCGTGTCCAACGGCACGCCGGCCCAGTCGTTCAAGGCCTACATCGACGGCGTGAAGGCCGCCGGCGGCAAGAGCACCGTGGGCATTCCCGCGCCCGCTTCGGTGCCGCAGTTCCTGGTGGACGTGATCGCCAAGCAGAACAAGCTCGACCTCGTGGCCGCGCCGTACAAGGGCAGCGCGCCCATGATGGGCGACATGATCGGCAACCAGATCCCGGCCGGTGTGGCCTCGATCCCCGACTTCATCGAGAACCACAAGGCGGGCAAGCTGCGCGTGGTGGCGGTGATGGGTTCGCAGCGCCAGGCCGCCATGCCCGAGGTGCCCACCTTCGCCGAGCTCGGCCTCAAGGGCTTCGAAGACGTGCCGTACTACGGCCTGTTCGCGCCAGCCGGCACGCCCAAGGCGGCGATCGACCGCATCGCGCAGGCGGTGCAGAAGGCCATCGCGCAACCCGACGTGCGCGACAAGCTCACCGCCATGGGCCTCACCGTGGGCTTCATGAGCGGCGCGCAACTGGGTGCGCGCGAGCAAGCCTACGGCAAGGTGTGGGCCAAGATCATCAAGGACAGCGGCTTCCAGCCGCAGTGA
- a CDS encoding peroxidase-related enzyme has product MSRYPMPDLKDLPEDIKTKVLEVQEKAGFVPNVFLALARRPAEWRAFFAYHDALMLKEDGSLTKGEREMIVTTTSAANQCLYCVVAHGAILRIYEKKPLVADQVAVNYRKADITPRQRAMLDFAMKVCERSHEIDDNDFPPLHAHGFSDEDIWDIAAITAFFGLSNRIASFSNMMPNPEFYLMGRVPKVKPAA; this is encoded by the coding sequence ATGAGCCGCTATCCCATGCCCGACCTCAAAGACCTGCCCGAGGACATCAAGACCAAGGTGCTCGAAGTGCAGGAGAAGGCCGGCTTCGTGCCCAACGTGTTTCTGGCGCTGGCGCGCCGCCCGGCCGAATGGCGCGCGTTCTTCGCGTACCACGACGCCTTGATGCTCAAGGAAGACGGCTCGCTCACCAAGGGCGAGCGCGAAATGATCGTGACCACCACCAGCGCGGCCAACCAGTGCCTGTACTGCGTGGTGGCGCACGGCGCGATCCTGCGCATCTATGAGAAGAAGCCGCTGGTGGCCGACCAGGTGGCGGTGAACTACCGCAAGGCCGACATCACGCCGCGCCAGCGCGCCATGCTCGATTTCGCGATGAAGGTCTGCGAGCGCTCGCACGAGATCGACGACAACGACTTCCCGCCCCTGCACGCGCACGGCTTCTCGGACGAAGACATCTGGGACATCGCCGCCATCACGGCCTTCTTCGGGCTCTCCAACCGCATCGCCAGCTTCAGCAACATGATGCCCAACCCGGAGTTCTATTTGATGGGGCGCGTGCCGAAGGTGAAGCCTGCGGCTTGA
- a CDS encoding DUF5666 domain-containing protein → MSIKPSITRAFLLTAALALGTGAAFAEDIKGRITSVDATAKTFTVNSEVIYVTDKTDYENDYKRFEDLCQGHYVEVDIDRRDGRLYADDVEYKASAKENKQ, encoded by the coding sequence ATGTCGATCAAACCATCCATCACGCGCGCTTTTCTGTTGACCGCAGCCCTCGCCTTGGGCACCGGGGCGGCCTTTGCCGAAGACATCAAGGGACGCATCACTTCCGTCGACGCGACCGCCAAAACATTCACGGTGAACAGCGAAGTTATCTACGTCACCGACAAGACCGACTACGAAAACGACTACAAGCGCTTTGAGGATCTGTGCCAGGGCCACTATGTGGAAGTCGACATCGACCGCCGCGATGGTCGCCTGTATGCCGATGATGTGGAGTACAAGGCCAGCGCGAAAGAAAACAAGCAGTAA
- a CDS encoding PQQ-dependent sugar dehydrogenase, which yields MRAYSPPFALLAVLSLSLALVAACGGGDGESKGPAAPVFVPTTGSVAVTELATGLPNPWSLAFLPDRRMLVTGRLGNLRLYTADGLSFNNINLAGLSNLSTTGQGGLLDVVVDPAFASNRRIYVSFAESDTGNPTLNGTAVARAELDTGALTLVGWQVIYRQTPKVARTAHFGSRLVFDRDGHLFVTLGDRESADQRVFAQDVSRGNGKIVRITTDGNPAPGNPVIAGGMTGLWSYGHRNPQGAALHPETGELWTNEHGPQGGDEINRTLAARNYGWPVISYGQEYGTTTQVGEGTAKAGMEQPVAYWEKSDGSAWTGGQKSSIAPSGMAFFTGNIPANWNGSVFVGALAGTALWRLKFDGTREAGRERLLATRNERIRDVRQGPDGRLYLLTDGASGKLLRIGG from the coding sequence ATGCGAGCCTATTCCCCTCCTTTTGCCCTGCTGGCGGTGCTCAGCCTTTCACTGGCTTTGGTGGCCGCTTGTGGTGGCGGCGACGGTGAATCCAAGGGCCCGGCTGCTCCGGTGTTTGTGCCTACCACCGGGTCGGTGGCGGTGACCGAACTGGCCACCGGTTTGCCCAATCCCTGGAGCCTGGCCTTCCTGCCCGACCGCCGCATGCTCGTCACGGGGCGCCTGGGCAACTTGCGGCTCTACACGGCGGATGGCCTGTCGTTCAACAACATCAACCTTGCGGGCCTCTCGAACCTGAGCACCACAGGGCAGGGCGGCTTGCTGGACGTGGTGGTCGACCCCGCGTTCGCGAGCAACCGCCGCATTTATGTCAGCTTCGCCGAGAGCGATACCGGCAACCCCACGCTCAACGGCACAGCGGTGGCGCGCGCCGAGCTCGACACCGGTGCCTTGACCCTCGTGGGCTGGCAGGTGATCTACCGCCAGACCCCGAAGGTCGCGCGCACGGCCCACTTCGGGTCGCGCCTGGTGTTCGACCGCGACGGCCATCTCTTCGTGACCTTGGGCGACCGCGAAAGCGCCGACCAGCGCGTGTTTGCGCAGGACGTGAGCCGTGGCAACGGCAAGATCGTGCGCATCACTACCGACGGCAATCCTGCCCCGGGAAATCCGGTGATCGCCGGGGGCATGACGGGTTTGTGGAGCTATGGCCACCGCAACCCACAGGGCGCGGCGCTGCACCCCGAGACGGGTGAGTTGTGGACGAACGAGCATGGCCCGCAAGGCGGTGATGAAATCAACCGCACGCTGGCCGCGCGCAACTATGGCTGGCCTGTGATCAGCTATGGCCAGGAATACGGCACCACGACGCAAGTCGGCGAAGGAACCGCCAAGGCCGGCATGGAGCAACCCGTGGCGTATTGGGAGAAGAGTGACGGCTCTGCCTGGACCGGTGGCCAGAAGTCGTCCATCGCGCCCAGTGGCATGGCCTTTTTCACCGGGAACATTCCAGCGAATTGGAACGGCAGCGTCTTCGTGGGCGCTTTGGCCGGCACGGCGCTGTGGCGTCTGAAGTTCGATGGCACGCGTGAAGCTGGCCGCGAGCGTTTGCTGGCCACGCGCAACGAGCGCATCCGCGATGTGCGGCAAGGCCCCGACGGGCGCCTCTACCTGCTCACAGATGGCGCGAGCGGCAAGCTGCTGCGCATCGGTGGCTGA
- a CDS encoding GntR family transcriptional regulator encodes MLSEPSPDISMPTLARTTYDRLRADVLSGRWQPGRKLLMHELRDHYQVGASPLREALNRLASEEWVVHSDQRGFSVAQATQAQLDDLVSTRIAVESLALTQAFAARTPAWEEDMVLAFHRLSRTSRSVSTEGYEENPEWERLHRAFHESLLKGCGSSLLLGFCEQLYDQAYRYRQLAARKAYKRRHELDEHRAIFDAVMGVQLEEAQRLIAEHYRRTAGIFAADPA; translated from the coding sequence ATGTTGTCCGAACCTTCGCCCGACATCTCGATGCCCACCCTTGCGCGCACCACGTACGACCGGCTGCGTGCCGATGTCTTGTCCGGCCGTTGGCAGCCAGGTCGCAAGCTGTTGATGCACGAGTTGCGCGACCATTACCAGGTCGGCGCCAGCCCGCTGCGCGAAGCACTCAACCGGCTCGCGAGCGAAGAGTGGGTGGTGCACAGCGATCAGCGTGGATTCAGCGTGGCGCAAGCGACGCAGGCACAACTGGACGACCTGGTGTCCACCCGCATTGCGGTCGAATCGTTGGCCCTGACGCAAGCGTTTGCAGCACGCACGCCGGCCTGGGAAGAAGACATGGTGCTGGCCTTCCACAGGCTCTCGCGCACGTCGCGTTCGGTGAGCACAGAGGGCTACGAAGAAAACCCGGAATGGGAACGCCTGCACCGGGCGTTCCACGAGTCTTTGCTCAAGGGTTGTGGTTCGTCGCTGCTGCTCGGTTTTTGCGAACAGCTGTACGACCAGGCCTATCGTTACCGGCAGCTTGCCGCGCGCAAGGCCTACAAACGCCGTCATGAACTGGATGAGCACCGGGCCATCTTCGATGCGGTCATGGGCGTTCAGCTGGAAGAGGCACAGCGTTTGATCGCCGAGCACTACCGCCGCACCGCCGGCATTTTTGCCGCAGACCCGGCGTGA
- a CDS encoding fumarylacetoacetate hydrolase family protein, which translates to MPKFARIATVAGGPTHWAVQQGNDLIDLGPAPPGDDTTAWFELLASGASASALARGQRCDPSRVEWHTPVRRPGKVICLGLNYSAHAAEGGNAAPEYPSFFMRGATSLIAHEAALVRPRVSDKLDFEAELAVVIGQRARHLTEANALQAVAGYACFNDGTLRDYQRRTAQWTIGKNFDGTGAFGPWLVSAADLPAGASGLKIESRLNGRVMQSDNTDHMVVSVAQALVLLSEVLTLEPGDVIAMGTPAGVGYARTPPVWMQPGDRIEIEIDGIGLLSNPVVQEKN; encoded by the coding sequence ATGCCAAAATTTGCGCGCATTGCCACCGTTGCGGGAGGGCCAACCCATTGGGCCGTCCAGCAGGGAAACGACCTCATCGATCTCGGCCCTGCTCCGCCGGGTGACGACACCACCGCATGGTTTGAGTTGCTGGCAAGTGGCGCCAGCGCCTCGGCCCTGGCGCGCGGCCAGCGCTGCGATCCATCGCGCGTCGAGTGGCACACGCCCGTCAGGCGGCCGGGCAAGGTGATCTGCCTGGGGCTGAACTACTCGGCGCACGCGGCCGAGGGAGGCAACGCCGCCCCCGAATACCCGAGCTTTTTCATGCGGGGCGCTACGTCGTTGATCGCACACGAGGCTGCGCTGGTGCGCCCACGCGTGTCCGACAAACTGGACTTCGAAGCCGAACTTGCGGTGGTGATCGGTCAACGCGCGCGCCACCTCACCGAAGCCAACGCCTTACAGGCCGTGGCCGGCTACGCCTGCTTCAACGACGGCACACTGCGCGACTACCAGCGCCGAACCGCCCAATGGACCATTGGGAAGAACTTCGATGGCACCGGCGCTTTCGGCCCCTGGCTGGTGTCGGCGGCTGACCTGCCAGCGGGGGCCAGCGGACTGAAGATCGAGTCGCGCCTCAATGGCCGCGTGATGCAGAGCGACAACACCGACCACATGGTCGTGTCGGTGGCGCAGGCACTGGTGTTGCTCTCGGAGGTGCTCACGCTGGAGCCCGGCGACGTCATCGCCATGGGCACGCCAGCGGGCGTCGGCTATGCGCGCACACCACCGGTGTGGATGCAGCCGGGCGACCGCATCGAGATCGAGATCGACGGCATCGGCTTGCTGTCCAACCCCGTTGTCCAGGAAAAAAACTGA
- a CDS encoding polysaccharide deacetylase family protein has translation MEPRITRLPDDFRWPGGHKLAVIFNIAYEAWSDGQAPGIGPMGNVLKPGFFDTNAHSWASFGLVRGIHRLLAILEKHGVKASVMVNGVICERDPATVRKLTELGHEVINHSWGMDVIPVYFEEAGERANLQRNHDLLTQTTGIAPVGWISPRGTGSPISSRLLAEAGYLHHGDVNDDDRPYVMDFGGKRIVGIPLTMDVNDLPTCIRYGQGPRHMLDTFDDTFAAMRAENAPLMLDVTAHTHVMGRPSGAWVYEEIVQRVKAADGVWVCTREEMARHVLQSI, from the coding sequence ATGGAACCGCGCATTACCCGACTTCCCGACGACTTCCGCTGGCCTGGAGGCCACAAGCTCGCCGTCATTTTCAACATCGCCTACGAAGCCTGGTCCGATGGGCAGGCGCCAGGCATTGGTCCGATGGGCAATGTGCTCAAGCCCGGCTTCTTCGACACCAACGCGCATTCCTGGGCGTCATTCGGCCTTGTGCGCGGCATCCACCGGTTGCTGGCCATTCTGGAAAAGCATGGCGTCAAGGCCAGCGTCATGGTCAACGGCGTGATCTGCGAACGCGATCCAGCCACGGTGCGCAAACTGACCGAACTGGGTCATGAAGTCATCAACCATTCCTGGGGCATGGACGTGATCCCGGTGTACTTCGAAGAGGCTGGCGAACGCGCCAACCTGCAGCGAAACCACGACTTGCTCACACAAACCACCGGCATTGCGCCCGTGGGATGGATCAGCCCACGCGGCACGGGCAGCCCGATCAGTTCGCGCTTGCTGGCCGAGGCCGGCTACCTGCACCACGGCGACGTGAACGACGACGACCGACCCTATGTGATGGACTTTGGCGGCAAGCGCATCGTGGGCATTCCGCTGACGATGGATGTGAACGATTTGCCCACTTGCATTCGGTATGGCCAGGGACCGCGCCACATGCTCGACACCTTCGACGACACCTTCGCGGCCATGCGCGCGGAGAACGCGCCTTTGATGCTGGACGTGACAGCGCACACGCATGTGATGGGTCGCCCCTCCGGGGCCTGGGTTTACGAGGAGATCGTTCAGCGCGTCAAGGCAGCAGACGGCGTCTGGGTGTGCACGCGCGAAGAAATGGCGCGCCACGTTTTGCAGTCAATCTGA
- a CDS encoding Bug family tripartite tricarboxylate transporter substrate binding protein, with protein sequence MIQRRACLQSLGALAAAVVWPAAAQTDFPSRPIRVLLPFAAGGAPDILARLITQAVTQQNAAYNFVIDNRPGGNGIIATDATAKAAADGYTLLYTTGSHTINSHVYKKIPYDIAKDFVAVTQVRTAPGVVLVVNPALPAKNLQEFLSLARAGKVAYGSPGVGNTLHLPGELLNMMAGAKMLHVPYKGAAPALNAVISGEIQAAFLSVTAALPPMKANQVRALAVSSPARLPGLPDVPTIAEAGVPGYEIDGGWQGFFAPAGTPADVVKKLSQQLAGAIRSPEIQQRILSDASVPVGNTSAEFEKFVAADAERVGKIVKSVGISID encoded by the coding sequence ATGATTCAACGTCGCGCATGTTTGCAATCGCTTGGGGCCCTGGCTGCAGCCGTTGTGTGGCCCGCCGCTGCACAAACGGACTTTCCCTCCAGGCCAATACGGGTGTTGCTGCCATTTGCCGCAGGGGGTGCGCCCGACATCCTGGCACGCCTGATCACCCAGGCCGTTACGCAGCAGAACGCTGCCTACAACTTCGTGATCGACAACCGCCCAGGTGGAAACGGCATCATCGCAACGGATGCAACCGCCAAAGCGGCTGCCGATGGGTACACGCTTCTCTACACCACGGGTTCGCACACCATCAACTCGCACGTCTACAAGAAGATCCCCTACGACATCGCCAAGGACTTCGTGGCGGTCACGCAGGTCCGCACAGCGCCAGGCGTTGTGTTGGTGGTCAATCCCGCACTGCCGGCAAAGAACCTGCAGGAGTTCCTGTCGCTGGCGCGCGCGGGGAAGGTTGCCTACGGCTCCCCCGGGGTCGGCAATACGCTGCACTTGCCCGGCGAGTTGCTGAACATGATGGCTGGCGCGAAGATGTTGCACGTCCCGTACAAGGGTGCTGCGCCGGCTCTGAACGCCGTGATCAGCGGCGAAATTCAGGCCGCATTTCTGAGCGTCACGGCGGCACTTCCCCCCATGAAAGCCAACCAGGTGCGCGCATTGGCGGTGTCGAGTCCCGCGCGCCTGCCTGGCTTGCCGGATGTACCGACGATTGCAGAAGCGGGCGTGCCCGGCTACGAGATCGATGGCGGATGGCAGGGATTTTTTGCCCCTGCGGGCACACCGGCGGATGTGGTGAAAAAGCTCTCTCAACAACTGGCGGGCGCCATCCGGTCGCCAGAGATCCAGCAACGTATCCTGTCCGATGCCTCCGTGCCGGTGGGCAACACATCGGCAGAGTTCGAGAAGTTCGTCGCGGCGGATGCAGAGCGCGTCGGCAAGATCGTGAAGAGCGTCGGCATCAGCATTGATTGA
- a CDS encoding CocE/NonD family hydrolase, producing MIIEKDVPIEMSDGSVLYANVFRPEAAGTWPVVMAFGVYGKDVHFADGWPAQWKRLNEIYPGLCQDGSTGKHLVWEAADPERWVPDGFVIVIVDGRGSGRSPGYLDVFSPRETRDYHECIEWAGTTTWSNGKVGLLGVSYLAIKQWQVAALRPPHLAAIVPWEGASNYYRDSIRHGGILSNGFRATWWPKQVLSSQNGNAETTHRDRETGLHTNGNSLSADMLAGSRSDCPRDMLEHPLYDAWAQDRAPRLERIEVPVLSAANWGGPANHLRGNVEGYLGAGSKEKWLFAHIGTHYESFYLPHYVAIQKRFLNHYLRGEENGWEFEPRVQLEVRRPDGTATTRHEHEWPLARTEWTRFYLDAASATMGTEPSDAEGSATYEAMKDSISFSTAPFESDTEFTGPASLRLWVSSSTSDLDVFAVLRVFDPDGQEVTFIGAHEPVPMALGWLRASHRKTSAELSHPYRPWHTHDEVWKLTPGEAVALDVEIWPTSMVFPKGWRLVLTLQGHDFIVVPPGRMRHDHPLDRPADEFGGANTVFTGGDKASYLLMPLVPARTD from the coding sequence ATGATCATTGAAAAAGATGTCCCCATCGAAATGTCCGACGGGTCGGTGCTGTACGCGAATGTCTTCCGTCCGGAGGCAGCGGGCACATGGCCTGTGGTCATGGCCTTTGGCGTCTATGGAAAGGACGTGCATTTTGCCGATGGCTGGCCCGCGCAGTGGAAGCGGCTCAACGAGATCTATCCCGGCCTGTGCCAGGACGGGTCGACCGGAAAGCATCTCGTCTGGGAGGCTGCGGATCCCGAACGCTGGGTTCCGGACGGGTTTGTGATCGTCATTGTGGACGGGCGCGGCAGTGGTCGCTCGCCTGGGTATCTCGATGTCTTTTCGCCACGGGAAACGCGTGACTACCACGAGTGCATCGAGTGGGCCGGAACGACAACGTGGAGCAACGGCAAGGTGGGGCTTCTGGGCGTGTCGTACCTTGCCATCAAGCAATGGCAGGTAGCCGCGTTGCGGCCACCCCATCTGGCGGCCATCGTGCCATGGGAGGGGGCCAGCAACTACTACCGCGACTCGATTCGTCACGGGGGGATCCTCAGCAACGGTTTTCGAGCCACCTGGTGGCCCAAGCAGGTGTTGTCGAGCCAAAACGGGAACGCGGAAACAACGCATCGGGATCGCGAAACCGGCTTGCACACCAACGGCAACTCGCTGTCCGCCGACATGTTGGCGGGGTCGCGCAGCGACTGTCCGCGCGACATGCTGGAGCATCCGCTGTACGACGCCTGGGCGCAGGACCGGGCGCCTCGGCTGGAGCGCATCGAAGTACCCGTGCTATCGGCAGCGAACTGGGGCGGGCCTGCCAATCATCTGCGTGGAAACGTCGAAGGCTATCTGGGAGCGGGATCGAAAGAAAAGTGGCTGTTTGCGCACATCGGAACGCACTACGAGAGCTTCTACCTGCCGCACTATGTAGCGATCCAAAAGCGATTCCTCAACCACTATCTGCGTGGCGAGGAAAACGGCTGGGAATTCGAGCCCCGCGTGCAACTGGAGGTCCGCCGCCCCGACGGCACCGCCACGACCCGCCACGAGCACGAATGGCCTTTGGCCCGCACGGAATGGACACGCTTCTACCTGGACGCGGCAAGCGCCACGATGGGCACCGAACCGAGCGACGCCGAGGGGTCGGCGACCTATGAGGCGATGAAAGACAGCATCAGCTTCTCAACGGCACCGTTCGAGAGCGACACCGAATTCACCGGCCCGGCCAGCTTGCGGCTGTGGGTGTCCTCCTCCACCAGCGACCTTGATGTCTTTGCTGTGCTGCGCGTGTTCGATCCCGATGGCCAGGAAGTGACCTTCATCGGCGCTCACGAGCCAGTGCCCATGGCCTTGGGCTGGCTGCGCGCGTCGCACAGAAAGACGTCTGCAGAGCTCAGCCATCCGTACAGGCCGTGGCACACCCACGACGAGGTCTGGAAACTGACACCTGGCGAAGCCGTGGCCCTCGATGTAGAGATCTGGCCGACCAGCATGGTCTTTCCCAAAGGTTGGCGGCTGGTGCTCACCTTGCAGGGACACGATTTCATCGTGGTACCGCCTGGACGCATGCGGCACGATCACCCGCTGGACCGGCCAGCGGACGAGTTCGGCGGCGCCAACACGGTGTTCACGGGAGGCGACAAAGCCAGCTACCTGCTCATGCCGCTGGTTCCCGCTAGGACCGACTGA